In Amyelois transitella isolate CPQ chromosome 26, ilAmyTran1.1, whole genome shotgun sequence, the following proteins share a genomic window:
- the LOC106135264 gene encoding uncharacterized protein LOC106135264 yields MGDTFEVFHRVLSFAGISIFARKNWNSKPWLILQIFNFIIGVFCFIFTTGFVAISYADLLVFIEGACIWTTGVIMTISLGVCLVFRNKFRQFLEEMVFKDSMIEVPLINLIMKVEEGDKVIELKYMVNDSQEKLLKFTKFLIRCYVASVFLVATLYLCSPLYEMFISDDDSLRLLAFGMWFPWSLENLQVYIASFVFHAYAGYLCCIAYPGLQTTIILLVGQNIRQLRILTFILLNLDELVTELVDDRSEWQRYCSDVLSQCVAHYVKTKSFSNRLNVICRPFYLTLILVAIMLVCMCSVKIAVSNKLSPDTMKYYVHEFCFIMVVLMFCLLGQQIENECEKLEQAVTEKWYIFDRRHKTNVRIFNTALSQRMPIYIFGTITLSLPTFTWFIRTGMSFFTLVMSVLEEENYY; encoded by the exons ATGGGCGATACTTTCGAAGTGTTCCATCGCGTTCTATCTTTCGCCGGCATTTCAATTTTTGCCCGAAAAAACTGGAATTCTAAACCGTGGCTCATTTTGCAAatattcaatttcatcattggaGTTTTCTGTTTCATTTTTACGACCGGCTTCGTCGCTATCAGCTACGCCGACCTGCTTGTTTTTATAGAAGGAGCTTGTATTTGGACAACAGGAGTTATTATGACGATTTCTTTAGGCGTATGTTTGGTATTTCGTAATAAATTCCGACAGTTTTTGGAAGAAATGGTTTTTAAGGACTCGATGATAGAGGTTCCGTTGATAAATCTAATTATGAAGGTGGAGGAAGGTGATAAAGTAATTGAGTTGAAATACATGGTGAATGATTCTCAGGAGAAATTGTTGAAATTCACCAAGTTTCTGATTAGGTGCTATGTGGCCAGCGTGTTTTTAGTTGCCACGTTGTATCTTTGTTCTCCTCTATATGAGATGTTTATAAGTGATGATGATTCTTTGAGACTGCTTG cATTCGGGATGTGGTTTCCGTGGAGCCTGGAAAACCTACAGGTGTACATAGCATCATTTGTGTTCCACGCGTATGCCGGCTACTTGTGTTGCATTG CATATCCTGGTCTCCAAACTACCATAATATTATTGGTCGGTCAGAACATTCGACAACTAAGGATTCTGACTTTCATTCTGTTAAATTTGGACGAGTTGGTAACAGAATTGGTGGACGACAGGAGCGAATGGCAAAGATATTGTTCTGATGTCCTTTCTCAGTGCGTGGCACATTATGTGAAGACCAAAAG TTTCAGTAACCGGCTCAATGTGATTTGTCGTCCGTTCTACCTGACTCTTATACTGGTTGCAATTATGTTGGTCTGTATGTGTTCTGTCAAAATCGCCGTTTCT AACAAATTGTCTCCTGACACTATGAAGTATTACGTGCACGAGTTTTGCTTTATAATGGTCGTGCTGATGTTCTGTCTTCTGGGGCAGCAAATTGAAAACGAG TGCGAGAAATTGGAACAAGCAGTTACTGAGAAATGGTACATTTTCGACAGGCGGCACAAGACGAACGTGCGCATCTTCAACACCGCTTTGAGTCAACGGATGCCTATTTACATATTTGGGACTATTACTCTGTCTCTACCTACTTTCACCTGG TTCATCAGAACGGGGATGTCCTTTTTCACACTCGTCATGTCCGTTTTAGAAGAAGagaattattattga